The window GGACCGTCTCGGCTGGCGGACACAGGTGCCGCTGGAGGAGTCGCTGGGTGACGTCTGGCTGGAGACCGCCTGCCGGGTCTGACCCGCCGGCCCGTGGTGCCCGGGTGCGCGACGGCCCCGCTGAGGCGGGCCGCGGCGCTCCCGGGCGCCCGTCGTCCGCCGCCCCGGGGGGCTCCGGTGGGCGGTCCCAGCATCCGAGGCCGGCTGTCTCGCCAGTCGGACGGGCTGTCTCGGAATACCGGGGCGGCATGACACTGTTGGCCTAGCTGAGCCACCGCGGTGGCGGAGCGTGAAGCCACTAGAGGTCGGCCCCTGGCCACCTGAACCGACGACCATCGGAGTCCCCGTGTCGCTGCCACCCCTGGTCGAGCCGGCCGCCGAGCTCACCGTCGACGAGGTCCGCAGGTACTCCCGCCACCTGATCATCCCCGACGTGGGCATGGCCGGGCAGAAGCGGCTGAAGAACGCCAAGGTGCTGTGCGTCGGCGCCGGCGGCCTGGGCTCGCCCGCGCTGATGTACCTCGCCGCCGCCGGCGTGGGCACGCTCGGCATCGTCGAGTTCGACGTGGTGGACGAGTCCAACCTGCAGCGGCAGATCATCCACGGCCAGTCGGACATCGGCCGCTCCAAGGGCGAGTCGGCGCGGGACTCGGTCAAGGAGATCAACCCCTACGTGGACGTGATCCTCCACGAGGAGCGCCTCGACAACGACAACGTGATGGAGATCTTCTCCGGCTACGACCTGATCGTCGACGGGACCGACAACTTCGCCACCCGGTACCTGGTGAACGACGCCGCGGTGCTGCTCGGCAAGCCCTACGTGTGGGGCTCGATCTACCGCTTCGACGGCCAGGCCAGCGTGTTCTGGGCCGAGCACGGCCCGTGCTACCGCTGCCTCTACCCCGAGGCCCCGCCGGCGGGCATGGTCCCGTCCTGCGCCGAGGGCGGCGTGCTGGGCGTGCTCTGCGCGTCCATCGGCTCGATCCAGGTCACCGAGGCGATCAAGCTGCTGGCCGGTGTCGGCGAGCCGCTGGTCGGCCGGCTGATGATCTACGACGCCCTGGAGATGAACTACCGCCAGGTGAAGGTCCGCAAGGACCCGAACTGCGCGCTCTGCGGCGAGAACCCGACGGTCACCGAGCTGATCGACTACGAGGCCTTCTGCGGCGTCGTGTCGGAGGAGGCCCAGGCCGCCGCCGCCGGTTCGACGATCACCTCGAAGCAGCTCAAGCAGTGGCAGGACGACAAGGAGGACATCTTCCTGATCGACGTCCGCGAGCCCGGCGAGTACGAGATCGTCAACATCCCCGGCGCGGTGCTGATCCCGAAGAACGAGTTCCTGATGGGCAATGCGCTGGAGTCGCTGCCGCAGGACCGGAAGATCGTCCTGCACTGCAAGTCGGGCGTCCGCTCGGCCGAGGTGCTGGCCGTGGTGAAGGCGGCCGGGTTCTCCAACGCCGTCCACCTCGGCGGCGGCGTGCTCGGCTGGGTGAACCAGGTCGAGCCGCACAAGCCGGTCTACTAGCAGACGCGGGAAGGGCCCGCCGGAGCGATCCGGCGGGCCCTTTGCGCGTACCGGGAGCCCTACAGGGCGCCCTTGCGCTGGAGCATGTTGTAGGAGATCCAGCCGGGTAGCACGGGCAGCCAGAAAGTGAGCGCCCGGTAGAGGAAGACCGCCGGGGTGGCGATCGTCGGGGGCACGTCGGCGACGGTGAGCGCACCGATCAGGGCGACCTCGACCGGGCCGATGCCGCCGGGGGTGGGGATGGCCGAGCCGGCCGCGTTGGCGGTCAGGAAGACCACCGCGACCGCCGAGAAGCTGATGCTGCCGCCGAAGGCCTGCACCGAGGCGTCCAGGCAGGCGGTGAAGGAGAGCGTCAGCAGCAGGATCCCGCCGAAGCCGGTGACCAGCTTGCTGGGCGTCTGCATCAGGTCGAGCATCCGCGGCACCACGCCGAAGAACAGCGAGCGCAGCCGGTTCAGCACGAACCGCCGCAGCGGCGAGACGGCCGCGACCACCAGGGCGAGCACGGCGGCGGTCAGCACGCCGATGATCACCGCGCGGGAGGCCGAGAGGTCCCCGTTGGTCTGGCTGCCGGTGATCAGGCCGAAGCTGAACAGCAGCAGCAGGTGCCCGGCCAGGCCGGCCAGCTGGGAGGCGCCGACCGAGGCGACCGCCTGCCCGGAGCGGATCCCGGCCTTCTGCAGGTAGCGGGTGTTCAGCGCGATGCCGCCGATCGCGGCCGGCGCGACCAGCTTGACGAAGGAGCCGGCCAGCTGGGCCGCCACGGTGCGGCGGAACGGCAGCTTCTCCGGGACGAAGCCGGTCAGGCTCATCGAGGCGGCGACGTAGCTGAACGCGGCGGCGGCGAGCGCCACGGCCGCCCAGGCCCAGTCCATCTGGGAGAGCTTGAGCTGGGCCGGCTTGATGGTGGTCAGCGCGAGGTAGGCGGCGAAGGTGAGCGCGATCACCATGATCAGGCTCTTCGGCTTCAGCCGCTCCAGCTTGGCCGTCTCGGTCGGCGCCTCGGGGGCGATCTGGAGGATCTGGCCGCGGATCCGGCTGAGCAGGTCCTCCCCGGCGACCGCGATGTCCTCCTCGGCCTGCTGCTGGGTGCGCTCGCCGGCGGCGACCTGCTCCAGCGCCTGGGCCCGGGCGGCGGTCTTGCGCTCCTTGGTGAGCTTCTTCAGGTCGACCCTGGTGGAGCGGCTCAACCCGACCGGCTGCAGCAGCGGCAGCGCCTGCGCGACCCGCTCGGCGCCGAGGACGGCGTTCGCGGTCGCGACCGCCCGCTCCGGGCCGATCCGCAGGGCGAAGGTGGTGAGCAACTGGGCGACGTCGATGCGCAGCGTCAGATCGGTGGCGGCGATGTCGCCGCCGGAGAGGTTGACCAGGCAGGCCGCCTTCTCGTCGACCACCAGCAGCGACTCGCCGGTCAGCCGGCGGTGCGCGATCCGGCGCTCGTGCAGGGCGGCGACGGACTCCCAGAGCGAGGCCATCACCCGGTCGGTGACCTCCTCGTCCGAGAGGTCGTCCAGGATGCGGCCCTCGACGTTCTCGTAGACCAGGATCGCGGCGTCCGGGCCCAGCTCGGAGGTGGCCACCAGCTGCGGCGAGTGGGCGCCCGAGGCGGCGGCCGCGTAGGCGATCAGCGCCTCCTGCTCCAGCGCCTGGCGCAGCGACTGCGGGCTGCGGCGGACGGCCACCGAGCGCAGCCGCAGCCGCCGCCAGGCGCGGTAGAAGAAGCCGGAGGCCTGCTGCTCGCGGTCGATGATGTGGACGTCCAGCGGCGGGCCGCTCTGCTGGCCGACGTAGTAGCGGCGGGTGCCGCCGGGGGCGTCGGGGGCGCGGTGGGCGCTGGCCGGGGTGAAGCCGACCTTGCGCAGGCCGATCATCAGGTGCTGGCCGGTGGGCCGGATGTTGGGCGAGCCGATCGCGTACAGCGTGCCGTACGCGACGGACCAGCCGATCAGCACGGTGAGCAGCAGGGACAGCGGGGTGGTGTAGCCGCCGAGCAGCTCGGTGAGCCCGCTGAAGACCACCACCACCCAGAGGGCGACCCGCCAGCGCGGCCGGCTCGACATGCCGACCGCGGTCATGTAGGCGATCACCGGCGCCAGATAGCCGTGCACCGGGTCGGTGAGGGTGCCGTTGCTGTCCATCGGCAGCCGGGTGAGGGCGTCCCGGATGTGCTCGGAGGCGCCTTCGGCCACCCACCAGTCGATGCCCAGCGAGACGCCGTAGGAGAGCACCGAGGCGAGGACGCCGTCGGCGACCCGCAGACCGTCGCGTTTGATCAGGCGCTCGACCGCGAAGGCGAGCGGGACGGCGAGCACCGCGACGCTGGAGACCAGGCCGGTGATGGTGGCGAGCACCGGGGAGAAGCGCGGCGCGTTGGAGGCGATGTCCAGCTCGATGCCGGTGGTGGTCGAGGTCGCCACCCCGGCCAGGACGAACACGGCGACTATGCCGAGGACGCCGGCCAGGAAGCGGATCAGGTCCGACGGGCGGTGCGCGCGGGCGGCGAGCAGCGGTTCGTCGACGTCCAGGTAGGGGGTGTCGTCCAGCGGGTCGTACCCCTCGTACCCCGCCTGCTCCTGCGGCCGCTCCTGCCCCTCGGGTACCAGGAAGGGCTCCTCGGGTGCCGCGGGCGGCTCTTGGGGTACCGGGGACGGCTCGGGGACGGCGGGCGGCTCGGGCTGCTGGGCCGGGACGCCGGCCGGGGCCGGTCCGGGCGCCCCGGCTCCGGGGACGGCTCCGGGTTCGGTCGGCTGCGGGGTCTTGATCGTCCGGTCCTTGATCAGGGAGACTTCGGGTGTCGGCGTGGCGGCGGGCTCTCCACCGGGGCCTGCGGGCATGGTGTCGGAAGACTCGTCGGAGTCCTCGCCCTCGCCCACGTCAGCCGTCCCGGTCATCTGGTCTTGTCCTCGTATCACCACTCACCGCCCCGAAGATGGTGGCATGCCGCGGCGCCCCGTGCTGGACAGGGGCCGGATCGGGCGCGGCGGATCATGCCCACCGGGCCGCGCGCCCGGGCCGGTGAGGAAGAATGCCGCAGGTGACGGACGCTACCGACGACGCCGGACCGGGCGGCCTGCCGCCCTTCGCCGAACTGGTTCTCGACCTGACCGAGCGGATTCCACCCGGCCGGGTGATGACCTACGGGGACGTCGCCGAGTACCTCGGCCAGGGCGGCCCCCGCCAGGTCGGCCGGGTGATGGCCCTGTACGGCGGCTCGGTGCCCTGGTGGCGGGTGGTCCGCGCGGACGGCCGGTTCCTGCCCAGACACGAGCACCGCGCCCTCGCCCGGTACGGCGAGGAGGGCACCCCGCTGCGCGAACTCGCCGACCCGCCCCGGGTCGACCTGAAGCGGGCCCGCTGGGACGGCCGGTAGCGCCGAACCGGGTGCGAGGACGGGAATGACGGGGCAGGATCGTAGGCTCGATACGGACGGGCCCCGCCGCGGGCCCGTCCGCCGTTGCCCGAAGCACGACCCCCAGGACGTCCGTGAGCTCCCCCTACCGTCTGGTGCGAAGCCCCCTCGCGCTCCCCGCCCCGCCCGTGCTGGACGACTACCAGCGCGCCGTGGTGGAGCACGCGGGCGGCCCGCTGCTGGTGCTCGCCGGGCCCGGGACCGGCAAGACCACCACGCTGGTAGAGGCCGTCGCCCGGCGGATCGAGCGCGGCACCGACCCCGAGCGGATCCTGGTGCTGACCTTCAGCCGCAAGGCCGCGATGGAACTGCGCGACCGGATGTCCGGCCGGCTCGGCGCCTCCGCCCCCGCCCCGCAGGCCACCACCTTCCACTCCTTCTGCTACGCGCTGCTCCGGGCCCACCAGGACCCTCAGGACTACGCCGAGCCGCTGCGGCTGCTCTCCGGCCCCGAGCAGGACGTCATGGTCCGCGAGCTGCTGGCCGGCGGCGCCGAGGACGCCCGCGGGGGCCGGGGCCGGATCGACTGGCCGCTCGACCTCCGGGCCTGCCTGACCACCCGCGGCTTCGCCGACGAGGTCCGCGCCGTGCTCGCCCGCAGCCGGGAGCTCGGCCTCGGCGAGGCCGAGCTGCGGCGGTTCGCCGAGGGCGTGCAGCGCCCCGACTGGGCGGCCGCCGCCCACTTCCTGGCCGACTACCTGGACGTCCTGGACCTGCGCGGGGTGCTCGACTACGCCGAGCTGGTCCACCGCGCGGTGCTGCTGGCCGAGCGCCCCGAGGTGGGCGAACGGCTGCGGCAGCGCTACGAGGTGGTCTTCGTCGACGAGTACCAGGACACCGACCCCTCGCAGGTCCGGCTGCTGCGCCAGCTCGCCGGCGGCGGGCGGGAGCTGGTCGCCGTCGGGGATCCGGACCAGTCGATCTACGCGTTCCGCGGCGCCGACATCAACGGCATCCTGGAGTTCCCGCAGACCTTCCGGCAAGCCGGCGGCGGCCCGGCCGAGGTCAAGGTGCTGCGGGTCTCCCGCCGCTCCGGCGCCGTACTGCTCGCCGCCTCCCGCGAGCTGGCCCGGCGGATGCCGATGGGCCGGCTGCCGGCCGACAAGCTCGCCCAGCACCGGGCCCTGCTGCCGTCCCGCGAGGGCGGCCGGGTCGAGGTGTACACCTACCCGACCCCGGGCACCGAACTGGACTCGATCGCCGACCTGCTGCGCCGCGCCCACCTGGAGGACGGCGTGCCGTGGGGCGAGATGGCCGTCCTGGTCCGGGCCGGCGGCCGGTCCATCCCCGGGGTGCGGCGGGCGCTCGGCGCGGCCGGCGTCCCGCTGGAGATCGACGGTGACGACCTGCCGCTGCGCGAGGAGCCCGCCGTCGCCCAGCTGCTGCTCGCCCTGCGGGTCTGCGCCGAGCAGGCCGCCCGGGACAAGCACGACCGCGCCGCCGGCCCCGACCCGCTCACCACCGAGCTCGCGCACACCCTGCTCACCGGCCCGCTCGGCGGCCTGGACGGCTCCGACCTGCGCCGCCTCGGCCGCGCCCTGCGCGAGGAGGAGCGCGCCGCGCTGCGCGCCGACGGACGGGCGGCGGCGGTGCCCCGCGCGGCCGAGGAGCTGATCCGCGAGGCCCTCGCCGAGCCCGAGCGGCTGATCGCCCTCGACCCCTCGCACGCCCGGCGCGCCCGCGACCTCGGCACCCTGCTGCGCAAGGTCCGCGAGCGGCTGGCCGGCGGCTGCACCGCGGAGGACGCGCTCTGGGAGCTCTGGGACGGCAGCCGGCGCTGGCGCGAGCGCCTGGAGCGGGCGGCGCTGCGCGGCGGCGCGGCCGGCCGCAACGCCGACCGGGACCTCGACGCGCTCTGCGCCCTGTTCGAGACCGCCGCCCGCGCCGAGGAGCAGGTCACCGGCCACCGCAGCGCCCTCGACCTGCTCGCCGAGCTGGAGGCCCAGGACATCGCGGCCGACACCCTCACCGTGCGGGCCGTCCGCCCGGACGCCGTCCGGCTGATGACCGCGCACCGCTCCAAGGGCCTGGAGTGGCGGGTGGTCGTGGTGGCCGGCGTCCAGGACGGCCTCTGGCCCGACCTGCGCCGCCGCGGCTCGCTGCTGGAGGCCGACCGGATCGGCCGCGACGGCCTGGCCGAGCCGCTCTCCCCGGCCGCCCTGCTCGGCGAGGAGCGCCGGCTCTTCTACGTCGCCGCCACCCGCGCCAAGGAGCGGCTGATCGTCACCGCCGTCAAGGCCCCCGCCGACGACGGCGACGAGCCGTCCCGGTTCCTGCGCGAGCTCTACCGCGAGGACGTCGACCCGCGGACCGGCAAGGTGCTGCGCCGGACCCCGCCGGTCACCGTCGAGGACGTCACCCACCGCCCGCGCCGCCCGCTGTCCGTCCCCGCGCTGGTCGCCGAGCTGCGCGCGGTCACCGTCGACCCGGCCCGGTCGCCCGAGCTGCGCCGCGCCGCCGCCGAGCGGCTCGCCACCCTGGCGCTGGCCGCCGACGAGGACGGCCTGCCGCTGGTGCCGGCCGCCCACCCGGACCGCTGGTGGGGCCTGGACGACGCCACCGCCGCCCCCGAGCCGCTGCGCAGCGCCGAGCTGCCGGTCCGGCTCTCCGGCAGCGGCCTGGAGCAGCTGGAGAACTGCTCGCTGCAGTGGTTCCTGGACAAGGAGGTCAAGGCGCGCGGCGCCGGTTCGGCCGCCCAGGGCTTCGGCAACGTGGTGCACGCCCTCGCCGACGAGGTCGGCTCCGGCCGCACCCCCGCCGACCTCGCCGTGCTGATGGAGCGGCTGGACACGGTCTGGGACGCGCTGGCCTTCGACGCGCCCTGGAAGTCCCAGCAGGAGAAGACCGAGGCCCGGGCCGCCCTGGAGCGGTTCCTGAACTGGCACGTCCTGCAGCGCGGCCGCGACGTGGTCGCCACCGAGCACGGCTTCGACGTCACGTTGGACGTCGGCGGCGTCTCGGTGCGGATCCGCGGCTCGATGGACCGGGTGGAGAAGGACGACGCCGGGCGGGCCTACGTGGTGGACTTCAAGACCGGCAAGGAGGCGCCGACCGACAAGTCGCTGCCCGAGCACAAGCAGCTCGCGGTCTACCAGCTCGCCGTCCGGGCCGGGGCGCTCAACGAGCTGCCCGGGTTCGA of the Kitasatospora sp. NBC_01246 genome contains:
- the moeZ gene encoding adenylyltransferase/sulfurtransferase MoeZ; the encoded protein is MSLPPLVEPAAELTVDEVRRYSRHLIIPDVGMAGQKRLKNAKVLCVGAGGLGSPALMYLAAAGVGTLGIVEFDVVDESNLQRQIIHGQSDIGRSKGESARDSVKEINPYVDVILHEERLDNDNVMEIFSGYDLIVDGTDNFATRYLVNDAAVLLGKPYVWGSIYRFDGQASVFWAEHGPCYRCLYPEAPPAGMVPSCAEGGVLGVLCASIGSIQVTEAIKLLAGVGEPLVGRLMIYDALEMNYRQVKVRKDPNCALCGENPTVTELIDYEAFCGVVSEEAQAAAAGSTITSKQLKQWQDDKEDIFLIDVREPGEYEIVNIPGAVLIPKNEFLMGNALESLPQDRKIVLHCKSGVRSAEVLAVVKAAGFSNAVHLGGGVLGWVNQVEPHKPVY
- a CDS encoding lysylphosphatidylglycerol synthase transmembrane domain-containing protein — encoded protein: MTGTADVGEGEDSDESSDTMPAGPGGEPAATPTPEVSLIKDRTIKTPQPTEPGAVPGAGAPGPAPAGVPAQQPEPPAVPEPSPVPQEPPAAPEEPFLVPEGQERPQEQAGYEGYDPLDDTPYLDVDEPLLAARAHRPSDLIRFLAGVLGIVAVFVLAGVATSTTTGIELDIASNAPRFSPVLATITGLVSSVAVLAVPLAFAVERLIKRDGLRVADGVLASVLSYGVSLGIDWWVAEGASEHIRDALTRLPMDSNGTLTDPVHGYLAPVIAYMTAVGMSSRPRWRVALWVVVVFSGLTELLGGYTTPLSLLLTVLIGWSVAYGTLYAIGSPNIRPTGQHLMIGLRKVGFTPASAHRAPDAPGGTRRYYVGQQSGPPLDVHIIDREQQASGFFYRAWRRLRLRSVAVRRSPQSLRQALEQEALIAYAAAASGAHSPQLVATSELGPDAAILVYENVEGRILDDLSDEEVTDRVMASLWESVAALHERRIAHRRLTGESLLVVDEKAACLVNLSGGDIAATDLTLRIDVAQLLTTFALRIGPERAVATANAVLGAERVAQALPLLQPVGLSRSTRVDLKKLTKERKTAARAQALEQVAAGERTQQQAEEDIAVAGEDLLSRIRGQILQIAPEAPTETAKLERLKPKSLIMVIALTFAAYLALTTIKPAQLKLSQMDWAWAAVALAAAAFSYVAASMSLTGFVPEKLPFRRTVAAQLAGSFVKLVAPAAIGGIALNTRYLQKAGIRSGQAVASVGASQLAGLAGHLLLLFSFGLITGSQTNGDLSASRAVIIGVLTAAVLALVVAAVSPLRRFVLNRLRSLFFGVVPRMLDLMQTPSKLVTGFGGILLLTLSFTACLDASVQAFGGSISFSAVAVVFLTANAAGSAIPTPGGIGPVEVALIGALTVADVPPTIATPAVFLYRALTFWLPVLPGWISYNMLQRKGAL
- a CDS encoding MGMT family protein; translated protein: MPQVTDATDDAGPGGLPPFAELVLDLTERIPPGRVMTYGDVAEYLGQGGPRQVGRVMALYGGSVPWWRVVRADGRFLPRHEHRALARYGEEGTPLRELADPPRVDLKRARWDGR
- a CDS encoding ATP-dependent helicase, yielding MSSPYRLVRSPLALPAPPVLDDYQRAVVEHAGGPLLVLAGPGTGKTTTLVEAVARRIERGTDPERILVLTFSRKAAMELRDRMSGRLGASAPAPQATTFHSFCYALLRAHQDPQDYAEPLRLLSGPEQDVMVRELLAGGAEDARGGRGRIDWPLDLRACLTTRGFADEVRAVLARSRELGLGEAELRRFAEGVQRPDWAAAAHFLADYLDVLDLRGVLDYAELVHRAVLLAERPEVGERLRQRYEVVFVDEYQDTDPSQVRLLRQLAGGGRELVAVGDPDQSIYAFRGADINGILEFPQTFRQAGGGPAEVKVLRVSRRSGAVLLAASRELARRMPMGRLPADKLAQHRALLPSREGGRVEVYTYPTPGTELDSIADLLRRAHLEDGVPWGEMAVLVRAGGRSIPGVRRALGAAGVPLEIDGDDLPLREEPAVAQLLLALRVCAEQAARDKHDRAAGPDPLTTELAHTLLTGPLGGLDGSDLRRLGRALREEERAALRADGRAAAVPRAAEELIREALAEPERLIALDPSHARRARDLGTLLRKVRERLAGGCTAEDALWELWDGSRRWRERLERAALRGGAAGRNADRDLDALCALFETAARAEEQVTGHRSALDLLAELEAQDIAADTLTVRAVRPDAVRLMTAHRSKGLEWRVVVVAGVQDGLWPDLRRRGSLLEADRIGRDGLAEPLSPAALLGEERRLFYVAATRAKERLIVTAVKAPADDGDEPSRFLRELYREDVDPRTGKVLRRTPPVTVEDVTHRPRRPLSVPALVAELRAVTVDPARSPELRRAAAERLATLALAADEDGLPLVPAAHPDRWWGLDDATAAPEPLRSAELPVRLSGSGLEQLENCSLQWFLDKEVKARGAGSAAQGFGNVVHALADEVGSGRTPADLAVLMERLDTVWDALAFDAPWKSQQEKTEARAALERFLNWHVLQRGRDVVATEHGFDVTLDVGGVSVRIRGSMDRVEKDDAGRAYVVDFKTGKEAPTDKSLPEHKQLAVYQLAVRAGALNELPGFEGRVPDSGGAELVQLRKPDKGAPEAPKVQRQDPPDGEPWIENLLADAAGRVLAERFVPRTGGGCDRCTFRRSCSAQRDGAQVVE